One Aegilops tauschii subsp. strangulata cultivar AL8/78 chromosome 7, Aet v6.0, whole genome shotgun sequence genomic window carries:
- the LOC109739172 gene encoding uncharacterized protein has protein sequence MPPRRRGVSGYRGVRQRPNGGFYSEIRSDQLRLGLGTFETAHEAARAYDAAAWRLGRPRPQMNFDDVHTLQQALDVAPPPRLRTAQDCAEHAERQRRLLVAHEDERTMAEWRRRHPEDVTYEQAYWARRREEDTRRRREERLDRRRRKALAISQCDIIQNGGQSIFSADDDHWLDMWIDTSDQTSEDGNDDDDDDDWE, from the coding sequence atgccgccgcgccgccgaggAGTGTCGGGCTACCGCGGCGTCCGCCAGCGCCCCAACGGCGGGTTCTACTCCGAGATACGGTCCGACCAACTCCGGCTCGGCCTCGGCACCTTCGAGACGGCGCACGAGGCCGCCCgggcgtacgacgcggcggcgtggcgcctagGCAGGCCGCGCCCGCAGATGAACTTCGACGACGTCCACACACTCCAGCAGGCGCTGGacgtcgccccgccgcctcgtctTCGCACAGCACAAGACTGTGCGGAGCATGCTGAgcggcagcgccgcctcctcgtcgcccaTGAGGACGAGCGGACCATGGCGGAGTGGCGCCGGCGCCACCCGGAGGACGTCACCTACGAGCAAGCCTACTGGGCAAGGCGCCGCGAGGAGGACACGCGAAGGCGCCGCGAGGAGCGGTTGGATAGGCGTCGGCGAAAGGCTCTGGCGATATCGCAGTGCGACATCATTCAAAATGGTGGGCAGTCGATCTTTTCGGCTGATGATGACCATTGGTTGGACATGTGGATCGATACCTCGGACCAGACCAGCGAGGATGGCAACGAtgacgatgacgacgacgactGGGAGTAG